A part of Doryrhamphus excisus isolate RoL2022-K1 chromosome 8, RoL_Dexc_1.0, whole genome shotgun sequence genomic DNA contains:
- the sgpp2 gene encoding sphingosine-1-phosphate phosphatase 2, translating to MLDALAYLHDSDLVAGFQRRCGLFLVDDAHHTRGVAPAGTPDHMDQSGGLQKTTRKYQDSNSNYKYEENGCIRPKYEVRNWPLHIVFLFSAGLGHEVFYITCLPTIHWNLDPFLCRRLINIWALVMYIGQVMKDVLKLPRPLSPPVVKLETRVDAEYGLPSTHAMAATAISFTLLLSAPSRIQFQFEVGLLMAVTLSTMVCLSRLYTGMHSVLDVICGVLISALVMYATYPYWEAFDQFQLSSSISPMAALVVPFFLSLTYPQLEHYSTTRGDTTTILGVGAGCSVGYWMNEQLGETFDPQGVLPVPLPPLTTHTLALGTARFLVGVFALVGTRQAIKAASLYLLYWWYNIPENDKSATRRKEIEVPSKFATYASVGLVHSFLVNRIFILLGIL from the exons ATGCTGGACGCCCTGGCTTACCTGCACGACTCGGACCTGGTGGCGGGCTTCCAGAGGCGATGCGGACTCTTCCTGGTCGATGACGCTCATCACACACGGGGGGTGGCGCCAGCTGGAACCCCGGACCACATGGACCAATCGGGTGGTCTGCAGAAGACAACCCGGAAGTACCAGGACAGCAATTCCAACTACAAATATGAAGAAAAT GGTTGTATCAGGCCCAAGTATGAAGTGAGGAACTGGCCGCTGCACATCGTCTTCCTGTTCTCGGCTGGCCTGGGACACGAGGTCTTTTACATCACCTGTCTGCCGACTATACATTGGAACCTGGACCCCTTCTTGTGTCGACGCCTCATCAACATATGGGCT TTGGTGATGTACATCGGCCAGGTAATGAAGGACGTGCTGAAGTTGCCCCGCCCCCTCTCCCCGCCGGTGGTCAAACTGGAGACACGTGTCGACGCCGAGTATGGCCTCCCCTCGACCCACGCCATGGCCGCCACCGCCATCTCCTTCACATTGTTGCTCAGTGCCCCCTCTAGAATCCAG TTCCAGTTTGAGGTGGGTCTGCTGATGGCTGTGACTTTGTCCACGATGGTGTGTTTGAGCCGTCTCTACACGGGCATGCACTCGGTTTTG GATGTTATCTGTGGCGTTTTGATCTCAGCACTGGTGATGTACGCCACTTACCCGTACTGGGAAGCCTTTGACCAGTTCCAGCTCAGCAGCAGCATCTCTCCCATGGCGGCCTTGGTCGTGCCCTTCTTCCTCAGCCTCACGTACCCACAGCTGGAACACTACAGCACCACGAGGGGGGACACCACCACCATCCTTGGAGTCGGGGCCGGATGCTCTGTTGGGTATTGGATGAACGAGCAGTTGGGGGAGACGTTTGACCCCCAAGGGGTGCTGCCCGTACCCCTACCCCcactgacaacacacacactggcgTTGGGCACTGCCCGCTTCCTTGTTGGCGTGTTCGCGCTAGTTGGAACCCGGCAGGCGATAAAAGCAGCCAGCTTATATTTGTTGTACTGGTGGTACAACATTCCAGAAAACGACAAGTCCGCCACCAGGAGGAAAGAGATCGAAGTGCCAAGCAAGTTTGCCACGTATGCCAGTGTTGGACTTGTTCATTCTTTTCTAGTCAACAGAATATTCATTCTACTGGGGATACTATGA